Genomic DNA from Capsicum annuum cultivar UCD-10X-F1 unplaced genomic scaffold, UCD10Xv1.1 ctg46272, whole genome shotgun sequence:
TTGACTAAATGAAAGAGATAttgaattgatttttgtttgGGCTTAAATAGTGTGTTTATTGTTGCCGACTTTATGTAATCTGTGTGATCATTTGTTGCTTGCCATGGCGgagaattttaataaaaatacgCACAATTGGTGTGATTTCCGAAACATGGATTGCGAATTCACACATCAGTCCACCATAGTTCAGTTATCTAACCAGAAAAATTGGTGCTCACGAACATACTCCTGTTGCATACTCTAGTTTGCTTGCTGAGATGAATAGACCCTACGGTTGTCCTCTTGATCGTTTGCTTATTCTTCGCTTTTGAAACTCTTGGCTAAGTTTAGAGTTTTTGATGAAGTTGAAAGCTTGTtgtctgaattgattacttgtgAAGATAAGTTCCCGATTCTTGAGGCGTTGGATGCTGTAATTAAAGTTTATTCGGATTCTAATTTGGTTAATAAAGCTGttgaattgtattattttgtattgAAAACTTATGATTTAGTTCCACATGTAGTTACTGTTAATTCTTTACTTCATGGTATTGTAATATGTGGTAAGATTAAAGATGCTAGGCGACTGTATGATGAGCTCGTCGAGAGAAGTGGCGGTGTTGAGGATAAATTTTTGGATAATTTTGGCACTTGTATTATTGTTACAGGGTTGAGTAAAGAGGGGAAGGTTGAAGAGGGTAGGAAATTGATTGAGGATAAATGGGGTAAAGTTTGTCTACCAAATGCTGTTTTTTACAATACGTTGATAGATGGCTACTGCAAGAAGGGTGACATTAGAAGTGCGTATCGGCTTTTcaatgagttgaaattgaagagCTTTTTACCCACGCTGGAGACTTATGGGGCTTTGATAAATGGGTTTTGTAAAGATGGGAATTTTGAGAAAGTTGATATGCTTGTGCAAGACATAGCTGAGAGGGGTGTGATTGTCAATGTCCGAGTGTATAACACTATCATTGAT
This window encodes:
- the LOC124892341 gene encoding pentatricopeptide repeat-containing protein At1g52620-like → VFDEVESLLSELITCEDKFPILEALDAVIKVYSDSNLVNKAVELYYFVLKTYDLVPHVVTVNSLLHGIVICGKIKDARRLYDELVERSGGVEDKFLDNFGTCIIVTGLSKEGKVEEGRKLIEDKWGKVCLPNAVFYNTLIDGYCKKGDIRSAYRLFNELKLKSFLPTLETYGALINGFCKDGNFEKVDMLVQDIAERGVIVNVRVYNTIIDARCRHGFTVEAINTVRKMIEAGSKPDIVTYNTLICYSCKDEKIQEAEKFLEQVKNTGLVPTKFSYTPTIHAYCKCGDFERSLSLLAEMTEYGDKPD